The region ACGGCGCTGGGACTCATCTTGGCGCTCATGCCTCCGCCGCCCCGGTGTTTCTGCTTGACACCCTCTGCAAAGCTTCCGGCCGCCATACCACATGTCACATCAATCAGAGGGACGATGATTGTATCTCCCACCTGTACCGGTTCCCCCACCACGGTCTTGGTGCTGACGAACTGGTCCATGCCTCTAAATAACGTGTCTATCGTAGATGTAAATTGATTCTCTGCCATAGTATGCCCTCTTCTCTATTTATTCCCGCGGGCTGCCGGCGGGACAGGATTTCCCATCCCCCGGCAGCCGCCGCGAGTGTCATATCACTTTAAGAAACCCTTCAGCATCCTGCGGGTATGTCCGTCAAACAG is a window of Enterocloster clostridioformis DNA encoding:
- a CDS encoding GerW family sporulation protein, which produces MAENQFTSTIDTLFRGMDQFVSTKTVVGEPVQVGDTIIVPLIDVTCGMAAGSFAEGVKQKHRGGGGMSAKMSPSAVLVIQGGVTKLVNVKNQDAITKVIDMAPDFINKFLGGKPAVSEETVRTAKDTAAVYDTGKAEHMDVK